One window from the genome of Diospyros lotus cultivar Yz01 chromosome 11, ASM1463336v1, whole genome shotgun sequence encodes:
- the LOC127812798 gene encoding uncharacterized protein LOC127812798: protein MVAPSSGFEASHYASLKHHQKSSMTLVNIKQNQCESLRDFVARFNEEALSIDKFDQRIAMVAFKNGLRVGSFAQSLAKTSPGTFTEVLARANKYINADEMMKVKRAEQLDRKEREKEKKKPMVEYKMDYHPSRTQDRLGFGGARGNPMNYIPINASRAEILLALEDKNYLWHPPPLRSPPNTRSKNKYCRFHRDHGHDTEDCIQLKEEIQELINRGYLRDFVGQEGMSSGRVDSKSKNRKRSPTRDCFRERSRTLP from the coding sequence TAGTGGGTTCGAGGCGTCACATTACGCTTCCTTAAAGCACCACCAGAAGTCTTCTATGACTCTGGTTAACATCAAGCAAAACCAATGTGAGTCCCTAAGGGATTTCGTGGCTAGGTTTAATGAAGAGGCATTGAGCATTGACAAGTTTGATCAACGAATTGCAATGGTGGCTTTCAAGAATGGCTTGAGGGTTGGGTCATTCGCTCAGTCCTTGGCCAAGACTTCACCTGGTACCTTCACAGAAGTCCTTGCCCGGGCCAACAAGTACATCAACGCTGACGAGATGATGAAGGTAAAGCGGGCTGAACAACTTGAcaggaaggaaagagaaaaagagaagaaaaagccaATGGTGGAATATAAGATGGACTATCACCCCTCTCGAACCCAAGATCGCCTGGGTTTTGGGGGTGCCCGTGGCAACCCGATGAATTATATTCCCATCAATGCTAGTCGAGCAGAGATTCTACTGGCATTAGAGGATAAGAATTATTTGTGGCATCCTCCCCCGCTGaggtctccacccaacactcgaagcaaaAATAAGTATTGCCGATTCCATCGTGACCACGGCCATGATACAGAGGACTGCatccagttaaaagaagagattcaagAGCTTATAAACCGGGGTTACCTCCGAGATTTTGTTGGCCAAGAAGGCATGAGTTCGGGTAGAGTTGATTCCAAGTCAAAGAATAGGAAAAGGTCTCCTACTCGTGATTGCTTCCGAGAGCGAAGTCGAACACTGCCCTAG